GGATGATCGTCAGGCTGTCGAGCGTGTTTTGGATGCGATTCGTGAACGGATGGATGATACTGTTTTCTACAGCGGATCAGATACGTTCCAGGTGACATTCTCAGCAGGTGTTCATATCAACAGCGGATCAGAGACAGATGCTAAACGAATTATTGAATCGGCTGACGAGGCTCTTTACAGTGCCAAACACTTTGGGCGTAATCAGACGGTCTTTTCGGAAGACCTGACGAAAAGACAGGCCCTTGTCAGAACAATCCGGATTTTGTTGGTGGATGACGATCCCTTGATACGCAGTCTCGCGGAAGAAGAGCTGTCTGCCATCATGCATATTGATAATCTCCCCGTGACGTTCCAGGCATTTGAAGACGGGCGTTCATTTCGTGACGCTTCCTGGTATCAGCCGGAAGATTACTTTGTCATCCTTTTGGATGGTTATTTGCCTGACATCGATGGCTTTGATCTGTTGCAGTCTCTGCGTCAGACCTACAAAACTGAAAATATGGTGATCTCAATGGTCACGGCGCGGAACGCTGATGAAGATGTCATGCACGCCCTTGAGAATGGGGCAGATGACTATATAACGAAACCGTTCAGCGCGCCACAGCTCGCTGCAAGGGTGAAAAAAATGGCATCACGGGCATTTCAACTTACAGGAAGATAGGGGACAGAACGATGACAAAACGGATTCTTGTAGCGGATGATGAACAAGTACTGCAAATGCTGATTGAAGACACGCTGTCAGACGAAGGGTACGATGTGACTGTTGTGGAGAACGGTAAGCGGGCTAAGGACATGATCCTTGATGACAGTCATCGCTTTGACCTTGTAATTGTGGACTACATGATGCCGGAGCTGACGGGGATGGAAGT
This genomic window from [Bacillus] selenitireducens MLS10 contains:
- a CDS encoding response regulator — protein: MTKRILVADDEQVLQMLIEDTLSDEGYDVTVVENGKRAKDMILDDSHRFDLVIVDYMMPELTGMEVIIAVKQTLSSPPPFLMLTARSLDSDASAYLDEGADGFMSKPFKPSDLVEKVADLL